From a single Clostridia bacterium genomic region:
- the dapB gene encoding 4-hydroxy-tetrahydrodipicolinate reductase translates to MIRVCISGLGKTGKEIAKVLLEQEDIKLVSAICSTNSDKRGKDLGEVLGSSTTGVIIEGSDNLEQVIFRTRPDVVVDFSSPEAALRNAKVFSRMKVNIVIGTTGFSKIGLKKLLVLATTHKNAIVYAPNITLGVNVLMLVTNLAANILNNYDFQITEIHHKHKKDSPSGTAKKIAAEIEKGLTASGNVNKDIQVPITAVRAGGVVGKHEVMIIGEDDKIEISHESFSRRAFALGALHAVRFAKGKAGYFEMSDVLNLKKVLGDYLELENNSFKKRYSVFLNKKELQVL, encoded by the coding sequence ATGATTAGAGTATGTATATCAGGATTAGGAAAGACAGGTAAGGAAATTGCTAAAGTCTTACTGGAGCAGGAAGATATAAAACTTGTTTCGGCTATATGTAGTACAAACAGCGACAAAAGAGGCAAAGATTTGGGCGAAGTTTTGGGAAGCAGTACCACAGGAGTTATAATAGAAGGCTCAGACAATCTGGAGCAGGTTATTTTCAGAACCAGACCCGATGTAGTTGTCGATTTTTCAAGCCCCGAGGCTGCCTTAAGAAACGCCAAGGTTTTCTCCAGGATGAAAGTAAATATTGTCATTGGCACAACCGGTTTCTCAAAAATAGGCCTGAAGAAGCTGCTGGTACTGGCTACTACACATAAAAACGCTATTGTTTATGCTCCAAATATCACGTTGGGTGTAAATGTACTTATGCTTGTTACAAACCTGGCAGCTAATATTTTGAACAATTATGACTTCCAAATTACAGAAATCCACCACAAGCACAAAAAGGACTCTCCTTCCGGCACCGCAAAGAAAATTGCCGCCGAAATAGAAAAAGGCCTGACAGCTTCAGGTAATGTAAACAAAGATATTCAAGTACCTATCACAGCAGTAAGAGCAGGCGGCGTGGTTGGAAAGCATGAAGTAATGATTATAGGTGAAGATGATAAAATCGAGATTTCTCATGAATCATTTTCAAGAAGGGCTTTTGCCCTTGGAGCTCTTCACGCTGTCAGGTTTGCAAAGGGAAAGGCTGGATACTTTGAAATGAGTGATGTACTTAACCTTAAAAAGGTACTCGGAGACTACCTTGAGTTAGAAAACAATTCCTTTAAAAAGCGATATTCTGTTTTCCTGAATAAAAAGGAATTACAAGTCCTCTAA
- the ablA gene encoding lysine 2,3-aminomutase, whose product MDRNYHEIELWRDVTEEQWQDWRWQLSNRITTIEGLEKVINLTEDERQGVKASLEKLRMAITPYYAALMNPDDSNCPIRRQAVPTIHETKISKCDSSDPLHETIDSPVPGLTHRYPDRALILITDQCSMYCRHCTRRRFAGHDDKELSLHNIKRAIDYIKKTKEIRDVLLSGGDALCISDKRLEYILESLRAIEHIEVIRLGTRTPVVMPQRITQELCDMLKRFHPLWINTHFNHPKELTKAALSACSILADAGIPLGNQSVLLKNVNDCPYVMKSLVQGLVKNRVRPYYLYQCDLSEGIEHFRTPVAVGVEIIEMLRGHTSGFAVPTFVVDAPGGGGKIPVNPQYLISQSAEKVILRNFEGVICTYAEPEDKSHQCHNCGLCEKYKNREYRGLEKLFRDERTCLIPRSNVRVNRREAYHECNRA is encoded by the coding sequence ATGGATAGGAACTATCACGAAATTGAATTATGGAGAGATGTTACTGAAGAGCAGTGGCAGGATTGGAGATGGCAGCTTTCAAATAGAATTACTACCATAGAAGGATTAGAGAAGGTAATAAACTTAACCGAGGATGAGCGCCAAGGAGTAAAAGCAAGTCTAGAAAAGCTCCGAATGGCAATCACCCCTTATTATGCAGCGTTGATGAACCCTGACGACAGTAATTGTCCTATTCGAAGGCAGGCCGTTCCAACTATACATGAGACAAAAATATCAAAATGCGATAGCAGTGATCCTCTTCACGAAACAATAGATTCCCCTGTTCCCGGTTTAACCCACAGGTATCCCGACAGAGCGCTAATACTTATTACAGATCAGTGCTCCATGTACTGCCGTCACTGTACCAGAAGAAGGTTTGCAGGACACGATGATAAAGAGTTGTCCCTGCATAATATAAAAAGAGCCATAGACTATATAAAAAAGACAAAGGAAATTCGTGATGTACTGCTTTCTGGCGGTGATGCATTGTGCATTTCAGACAAGCGGCTGGAATACATTCTGGAGAGCCTTAGAGCAATTGAACACATTGAGGTGATAAGACTTGGCACAAGGACACCTGTTGTGATGCCACAAAGAATAACACAAGAGCTTTGTGATATGTTAAAAAGGTTTCATCCACTTTGGATAAATACACATTTTAACCATCCCAAAGAGCTTACTAAGGCAGCACTTAGTGCATGCTCAATTCTTGCTGATGCAGGCATACCGTTAGGAAACCAATCAGTCTTACTGAAGAATGTAAATGACTGTCCGTATGTAATGAAAAGCCTTGTACAGGGACTTGTAAAAAACAGGGTAAGACCATATTATCTTTATCAATGTGACCTCTCAGAAGGAATTGAGCATTTCAGAACTCCCGTAGCAGTCGGTGTAGAGATTATTGAAATGCTTAGGGGGCATACTTCAGGATTTGCAGTCCCCACCTTTGTAGTTGATGCTCCCGGTGGTGGTGGCAAAATTCCTGTAAATCCCCAGTACTTGATATCACAATCTGCTGAAAAAGTTATTTTAAGAAACTTTGAAGGCGTGATATGCACTTATGCAGAGCCGGAAGATAAATCCCATCAGTGTCACAATTGCGGTCTTTGCGAGAAGTACAAAAACAGAGAATATCGTGGACTTGAAAAACTGTTCCGTGATGAGAGAACTTGTCT